The nucleotide sequence CTCTCCTCTATCAGGATTGTACGGCGTGGATTCGTTCATATCGCAGAACAAGCGTGCCGTTCTCCCCGGTGACAACGAGACGGAAGATATCGCCGGGTTTGATCTCCATTGATCTGTGGACTTCAGAGGGGATGGTGATTCCCAGATTCTCCCCGGTGGCCACCGGCAGACAGGTGGCTTCGTACAGGGGATGTTCTGCCGTTGCATCTGCTCCCTTCGCCCCTGGTGGAGCACCCTTCTTTGCTCTTCTGTTCCTCCCGTCAGTCGGGACGATCTCGCCGGTCTCTTTATCAACCCGCCCGATGAGGGTACGCCTGGCACGTGACTGCTTCTTCTCCTTATCCCAGTAGGATATGGATTCGTAGGCATAGGTGATCCCGGATCGTTTATCTGTCTGGTAGATGATTGCCGTCATGGAATCTCGTTAGGTATGGTGTATGATGCATAACGATCATAAGGCTTTGGCTCTGATACAGAAGAGTGATA is from Methanocalculus alkaliphilus and encodes:
- a CDS encoding AbrB/MazE/SpoVT family DNA-binding domain-containing protein, producing the protein MTAIIYQTDKRSGITYAYESISYWDKEKKQSRARRTLIGRVDKETGEIVPTDGRNRRAKKGAPPGAKGADATAEHPLYEATCLPVATGENLGITIPSEVHRSMEIKPGDIFRLVVTGENGTLVLRYERIHAVQS